The genomic window ttcttcttcttcttcttttaaaaggtcatcttcttctcctttttgtccttcttttccttcttatccttcttgtgcttcttcttctcatcctcatcattgtcactattatagggacaattcgctacaatgtgatcggggctcttgcaattgaagcatcttctcacatattctttgctcttggtgtgatctcttctctttcttgcaccatagctcttcttcttcatgaattttcccatcttgcgcacaaagagagacatagcttcatcatcaatgtcactaagatcttcatcatcacttgattctttcttagacttgtcgttgttcttggatgatgagctagccttgaatgctacactcttcttcttcttcttgtcttcatctttcttcttgtcatccttgtcaacccctccctttccacacgatatctcttgtgtcatgacatcacctagtacttggttgggggtgatctctttcaatcctcctcttatgatgagcaatctcaacatctcaaatcttggaggtaggcacatcaagaaccgatgagagacatcatcatcattgatcatctCGCCCATTGTCTTCAAATCATTGataatcacttgcaatcgatggaacatctctggaatgctctcatcatccttcatcttgaagcttgtcaacttgtccttgagaatgtacaacttggcactcttcaccgccggtgtcccctcatatatttcctccaatctcttccacacctcattagctctatcgcaatccttgatttgctcaaacaccttagaatcaatggcattgtagatggtgttgagaggcattatattgcattgcttgttggccttgtcttggttggtgagactgtcgagatcaatgatagcatagtcactctcggtcacatcccacacttgatcattgattgaaccaagatacatcttcatctttctcttccaatattcatagcatatgccatcaaagaaaggtggtttgcccccctccccacatggttgaacacaatttaagccataatttgacaccgaggttgttaagccttcaatcaaacggtgaccacggccccgataacggctctaataccacttgaaaggtcctaatatggctaaaggggggtgaatagcctatttaaaaattctacaaaccaactagagtaatttgattagtatgacaaatagtgaaatgcaaacttgctctagctctacaagggttgcaagccacctattcaacaattctagttactatgatcactaggcacacaattgactaagtcactactcactaagagctctcacacttgctacactaaagagctctactagatgaacttaaactacaaggcaagctctcaattctagctacactaaagagcttgctacaactagtttgtgggaatataaatatgtgagtagggtgattataccgctgcgtagagtagtgaaccaatcacaagatgaatatcaattcaatcaccgagagaataccaaagggcaagagacaaccaatttttctcccgaggttcacgtgcttgccggcacgctagtccccgttgtgtcgaccaacacttggtggttcggcggctaagaggtgttgcacgaatctcgtccacacaattggacaccgcaagaacctacccacaagtgaggtaactcaatgacacaagcaatccactagagttacattttggctcttcgccagggaaggtacaagacccctcacaatcaccggagccggccaagaacaatcaccaacacgtgccgaagctcctccgctgctccaagccgtctaggtggcggcaaccactaagagaaacaagaaatccgcagccacaacgatccacaagtgccactagatgcaatcactaaagcaaatgcacttgaaatcactatcaatctcactatgatgatgaatcaatgatggagatgagtgagaggtgtttgcttaggctcacaaggatgttaggaatgtcaaagtgccaagagaaatGCCTTGGAGCcagccaaacactatttatagacgtCCTCAAACGAATAGAGCCGTTAGAGCCAAGGTGGGGCGTCCTgcatactgactggacgcgtagATGGAAGTGACCGAATGCAGCAACCTCGGCGTTCGGTAGCTAGATTACCGCCATGTGTCCTCCATTTGAACCAAgtcgcctgatctcaatggtcactaGCCGATCGCTCACGCTGTTAAAGAATGACCGGATGCGCCTCTCACGTGACCTAACGCTCAAGCACACGACGTCTGCTCATTTACAGCAAGGGTCCAGAGGCGCAaaacactgaccgaacgcgtcaggTCAATGTTGACCAGACGCGCCCATGCCTCTGATCCTCGCACAGCTCCTACGCATGGTCGTCCGAGGCTGACTTCACCATGCGTCACTGCCGACCTGACATGGCCCCTACGCGTCCAGTCGCGCGAAGCCGCTGCCTCTCAACAAGTGATCGGATGCGCTGGTCGAGCCAGCCCCAGCGTCCAATCGTTTTTCTTCACTCTCGGCCAGCCACTGCGCCCGCGTTATAAATGACTGGACTcagggtccagcatccggtcagaccgacgccagcgtccggtcactgttgtctcctcctttttctttttctaagtccacaactacttcgcccttgcttccaacttgctaaccacaaagtgtagaacttgtgtgcacgtgtgttagcatttttcaaagcattttactagggtcaaagttagcacactagattcctaaatgcaatgcatgaatcatgtcacttagtggcactcgataaaccgtttagccaaagatttccccttttatagtatggctatcgatcctaagtcactcacaccctctatggtgtcttgagtgcaaaacaaaaacctatcatatacctttgccttgattttctcggtttttgtttttctctttcttcttttccaagttgaacTTGACCATCATCATTTTATGtccacctccatcaccatggacctcgtcttgctcaatcacttggattggaccaccttttctaattcacacacttagatcaaaggttagccctaggtttcatcaattatccaaaaccaaactagggctttcacccgGTGACTTAAACAAACCTACATCAACCACTTCTAGATAGCATAATGTCATTCTAGCACACCAATAAGAGAAGTTAGTACCATCAAAGTGTGTATCCATCTTATCCACTCAAAAAAGTCTCTAACTCAGTGGCAGTTAAGCCAAGGTCTAGATTTGAGCCAACCGCCAATAATGATCTTTTTCGAGGTATCAAAAAGCCGAAGCCAAACTCATTGGATGGCCTATGGACCTTCCTCTCATACAAGTGGGTCTCTTTGTAGCCTCTTCCGGATTGCTCCATGTTGCCTTCACTATCGAGCTTCCGGCCATAGACCTTTTTCCCTCCAGTAAACTATTGGCGGTCACAGgtacgtggttggtgtgatctcacaagattacaagcccctctgatacaATAATGACGCACACGAGCACCAAATAACAAGCgctaagaggtatgcaaaccttactaagcacaaagcttaaGCCTAGAGGAAGCACTAATTGGTGTCATATTTTTGTTACAAAGGGAACAGGACAGTTACAGTAGTGTTAGGCCTCCTGGTTAAAGTTTGGCCTTGGCGAGCTGCTGGTTTTGGAGCGCTTCGCCGAGCTTGGCTTATGCAGGGCCGGATCTAGATAAAATAACCATGTGTGTCATCTTTATTTTGCCATAGTTTATCTAACCATATAAGCTAATCTATCTATATATAATCTATGCATATATCTATCTATGTCTAcacatatatctatatctatatctatgggAAAAATGATTCTCTGTCTGTTTTTTTTATTTCACTTCCAGAGTGTCCTCAGGTTTCTCTTATATCTTATAATGATAATGATCCGTGCCCGCACAAGTGAGAATCGCGCACATATGCACgtccagcaggcagcagcagtaGAGAGTCTAGGTTACGAGCCAAGGGGGGTCCGTTTGAAGTTTCTGGTTGCAAGTTTGACAGTAGCCAGAGAAATTTAGTATCATAAATACAGTTTCATCCATGAACTCGGTCAAAATCAAATGAAAATTAAACTTAGTGCCACAGATAAAATTTCATCAATGAACGTGGCCCAAATCCAAAGAAAATCTGTGGCTAAGCAATCGGACAGCAAACCGAGTATATTGGCATGAACATCATGCAACAAACAAGAACACTAGAACAGTAAGCAAGGAGGGAAAAAAACGCGCACACAATGAACTAACAGAGTAGGGTATCAAGTGGAGAACGAACATGTACAAAATGAGACCACCCGCTCCGCTACTTGGGCGAGagccctggcggcggcggcggcggcgcgaactGTTGCGCCGCCTCGGCACGGCCTCGTTTCCGGCCGAGCAGGTAGCACCCGAGCGCCAGGAGGATCAGCAGGAGGATCGCTGGGATGGATATCACAACCTCAAGCATGGCTGAACCTGCTCCCGCCCCTTCCTCAGCTAGAGCTCAAATCTCACGCTCCGCGTGCGGCTACGGCGTGCTATGCTATTGCCAGAAGAAACGATAAGCACCGACACGAACGAGGAGACATACAGGCGGGGCCAACCAATCCAGAGTGACGATCGCGACGACCAGCTCCGCGGATTGCTTCGGCTTCGGCACCAGCGGCGATTGTTTGACGCTTGGGAACCAAGTGACGTACAGGCCTGCACTCTGGATTGTCTACCGATGGTCAAGCGCTGCGATAACGCCGCGATAAGAGTAGTTAAACGCTCGGACGTCAGAGAGCGATGTCTGCCTTGTTGTGTGGAAGGTCCTAGGAGAGGCCAGCAAAGGATCGCCGCTTCCAGGGAGGACAAGGACCTTGCAACAACCTGCTCAACTAGACGTCAAACAGCCAACCAGTACCTGATTTCACCGTTTCCTGTTCTGGATTCAGAACGTAAGACTTTTGGAGGATACTAACAATTTCCTTACAACTGCATTCAAATTCAAAGCAAATTTCTTACAAATTTGATGGGTTAAAAAACTTGAGACGAATACAAGAGTGGATGAACAGATGATGCATGCCGTACCAATACGGGACAGAGTGGACGTGGTACTAAATTACTAAGGGTACAGAACACAACTGACTAGCAGAGTTGTGGTTTGCCGGGAAACTCGACGGGCCAGCGGGGTAACAACCAACAAAAAGAATGCATCCAAAAAAGCAAACAAAAAGTCAATCTTGCACAACATCATTTTTTCCTCCTCCATTAAAAGAAACACTAGAGACTATTAGCTTTGAGGCAAGATACAGACAATGGCTACACAGTACACTTGTTCAAATTAGTTCTTCTCTGTTGCTCAGTTTACAACTAATTAAACAGATGCAATTACATGGGCAAATGATCATAAGAATATCTTGTTTGACAATGGTTATGTACTGCCTTGCCCAAGATAGTTCCCCTCTTGAAAAAGCGTCTTCAGATTactgcaacaaatagaaaaacaACCAGGCAGGTATTACATTGGCATTCCAACGGAGATTCTATCAGATAGTGTTCCAGTTGATTACATAGAAAAATCATAGGGGAGAATAACAACTGCTCCGTATGAGACATGTAACGTAAAAAAGTCAGTGATGAAACCATGAAGCATTACAGATCCCTAATAAGTCCCAAGTGATCATAGAATTTCCAAGATGAATATTGTTCCTTTACACAAATAGCTTAATGGAAGTTTGTGCTTGGATTTGCTACTGTATCTACTCCACTACATTCATGAACTTGCACCTGAACAGAAGATGTAGATGTAGCTTAAAGGAATAATCTGCTCGTGTAGCCATTTGAGTAATTGAGTTTATTACTAATACTGATTCAGGGGAGGATATGACAGCTGGAAACAGTTTTGATACTATCAGACAGTGTTCAGTCTGAAGGTAAGAAGTTTTTACCTTTGGAAGAACCCAAGGAGATAGCGAAGAATGTACCAAAAGAGGCAAACCATTAAAATATCTAACATAGTCAAGGGATACATTTATTGAAAAACTTTAGAGCTTCTGATATTCTTCAGTCCAGTCATAAGAGCACCCAAACTTCCAAGAACCTACTAGAGATCATCAACAGGCTTTGTACATGTATTAACTAAACCTTTTTACCATTGATAGATATAAAAAAGACAGGGATATTAATTAACTTATACTAAATAAAAGGCTGTAAAATTTCTTGCACAGTTTCAGGATCAAGGAAATGGGGACACTGTAAATATCATTATCTTGTTTTCCAAAACTGCCTGTGTAAGTTGCAAATGATGGGACATGAACACTAGCATTTGTAGAACTTGGCATTGCAAGTTCAAAGTCACCAGGAAGAACATGCACCATAGCACCCTTAACTGCAGGACAACCACAGTTGAGCACCGTGACAAAGACAGGGTTAGCGTGACAGAATCAGGGACACGAGGAATACTTACTTTGTCTTAAACAAGGTTCACGTCCCTAACCTTGCAGTATGGTGCAATGATATTTTGACATTCTTATGTTTTCTCTTCATTTCCCAAAAGACTTAACTAAAATAGAGCTTTGAATAACTATAAGTCTGTACTCCAGAATAAGGAAGTAGAGTGCATAGGCTAGGACTACGATGGAGCTCTGCTAATGATTGGCAGACAAACGCAAGATCTGAAGACTGCATGGTGATTTAAATTTCCTGAACTTCCTAGCCTTTTTTTAGGTAATGGAAAAAGTTCCAGCTTCAGCACCTGAACTTCCTAGCTAATATAAAAATTGCTAGAAAATTCATAATATCTGGATGTTTTTGGTGTTATGAAACTACGGAGTATAATCTAATTACTAGTACAAAATTCCTCAAAGGAGGCTCTAGTATTCTGGTTGGCAACTGCAATCTAAAGATGAGAAATTGCCACAGTTGAAAGGCTGTAAACGGAATGCGCACTGACAGTGACAGATATCTAAATTCGATACATCTCAGGATATATCCTCGCAGCTTTCTCAGATCTAGCAAAGCAAAGCCAGGAAAACACAACTAGACCGAGCCAGGCGCTAGAATCAACTGATTTTAGGAGGGGAGGAGGAACAGGACCGCGAGAGAAGCAATCGGGAGAAGGATACTGAAGAGGTAGCGCTCCCACCAATCGAGCATGTAGAGGCCGATGGTGACATTGTAGAGGTGGATCTTGCGCCCGATCCAGttcatcctcctcctccgcgACGCCCGGCGCCGCAGCTCGCCTCGTCCAGATCCGAAAGGAGCGGCGCCCTGTCTGATGCTCTATGACTATGAGGATTGAGGACGAGCAAGTCGGACCGACTTCTCTTGTGGGTCATAGCTGATCTCAGCCGTTAGTTTTGTCATTGAACGCTGCAGATCAGAACCCATGGGTCCCGCTGATGCAGGAATTGTCGAATCTGTTGTAATTGTAACCGGTAGTTCCTGGAGGTGGAACCGGAGTCTTGGAGACCAGGTCAGCCTGGATCGAACAGTACTGGAGTACAGACTCGATGAGCTTGCTCAGTGTGGTCCGTGGCGTAATGCAACCAGCTCAAACTCTATCATATACCCTGTACATTAATTTCGATAATGCTTCCACGCGCGACTCCGTCCGGATGCCGCGCGCCACACACTTCGCCTCGCCGCTTTCATTGGCGCTGCTCGCTCTCGCTTGCGAAGCGCGCCTCGCCCGCGACACTTGCTCCATCGCTCACCCCCGCCCATTGCGCGCCCGGTCCGTGCAGATTCGACCCTCAAGTCGCGTGGCCCGCCCACCGCGGGCATCCCTCGTCATGCCCCATCCTGCGCGCGCTGCCTCTGCTCTCCCCGGCCTCTTCCCCAACCCCCAACGGCACCGAGATGTCTCGTCGTAGCCGCCCCTATCGATGGCTGCTGGGCACACGTGCCGAGGCGCCTCGGGTCATCCCCAGCCGAGCTAAGGCCACCCACGAGCTCGACCGGATGGTAGTGGTGCTCGCGGGGCACCGCTTGCCGTCGACTCCCACCCCAACGGCCGGAATCGACCGAGCCAGGCCTCCCctccccctatgttgcaaatgtatattTCAAGTGCTTCAGACGTTTCAGTggcatgttgcaattgtttcatatggacgttgcaaaagtagatcagggatgttccatatgttgcaactgtttcagagacatgttgtgagcgtttgttcaaaatgtttcttATGTTCCATACGTacgttgcaagcgttttgatttggatgttgcatatgtttcacacatatgttgcaacagtatgttccaaatatttcatatgtttcagtcttatgttacaGCAAGtgctttcatgttgcaagttgcaagtgttttatccagatgttgcatatgtttcacacatatgttacaagtgtatgTTTCAGATCTTTTatctgtttcaaacgtatgtgacattcaagtgtttcatgttgttcAGAGTGTCAGGGGCGCGGGGAGTGATGGTGGCACGACACAGGTGCCGGGGAATGGGGTGCGGCGAGCTGAGGGCTGACGGACGTGGCGCGCGGCGCATTGGGGGACGGCGGTCGGGGCGCGACGGGGTGGGGTGTGTGTGTGGGGCAGGGCGAACGGCTAGGCGGATGGGGGCGAGTTGAATCGAGGTGGACAGGGCGGACTGCGCGTACGAGACGAGTCGTCCGGACTGGCAGGCGCAACGACGTGGCTAGGGTGCGCGTGCGGGGCGAGGTGAATTAGCGGATGGGGGCAGGATGCGCGGGTGTCCAGACGGGCGTCTGTCCAAACGTTCGGGGCGCTAGCCATGCCGCTTTAATTTTGGCCTTCAGGGTTAGACGGTAGTGCATCACACATCAGAGTCATAACTGACCGTCAGTTGCCAGCACGTCCCATCGAAGAATGTTAGGCAGATAGAGATCAAATCGCACAAGTTCTCGCTTATATTTAGAGCCTGTTTGGCAGGCTCCTTCTCGGCTCCGGCTttggctcctccggaggagccctgccaaacgtttttcTAGAGGAGCCGTGTTTCGGTAAAAAACAGATGAGTCGTTTTGAAGGAGGCGTAAATTGTGGTTCCTCTGAAACGCCGGAAGGATCCCTTCAAGAGGAGCCGTACCAAACAAGTGTTTAGGCGGTCTTCGGCGGGGCTCCTTGTCTAGTGGCTCCGGCTCCTACTGCACTGTGCCGCACTGTAACTGCGATAAaagggctccggctcctccttAGCACATGAGACGAGCAGGCGGAGCTTCGTTTCGCTGGCTCCCAAACAGGCTCTTACTCGTATGTCTTTGCGCTAGCTGCTCGCAGCTAGAGACCATGGACCCGCCACCGCCGGTGCCTCCAGCAGTCCAGCCGCTTCCACAAGTCCCCGCGAGCCAGAGGCTCCGGGGAACGACTAGCGAGAACGTAGCGAAGCACGTTCCGTGGAGCGCTCTCGTGCTTTGCAGCCCTGCACCTCTGCACGGCCGCGCAACTGCGCAGGACTGAGACACCCTTGCTGTAAGTTGGAACTTCCGTCGACCACGGCCATACAAGCCATTAGCAGGACCAGCAAATATTCCACGTCAATTAAGGATTATAACTGAACATAGTGGGGGCAACGCCGCAACGCAATAAGCAGAAGTGCAAACTCAACATTCAAGGATCAAAATACTGCAGGCGGTAGGTACACACTCCGGTTAACAAACTGATGAAAGTCAGTTCAAGATAACCAGTTAATCCTCCAAAACAAACATAACGGTAGCTCAACATTCAAGGATCAAAATACTGCAGGCGGTAGCTACAGTTTTTTCAACAGAGACATGGCTTCCGTGAACccagagaaagggcatagctgcAAGTTGACTGGTTGGGCGATCAGTTCGGGTTCCTCAGCACGATGATGACCGAGTCGCCCCTGAGGAACATCTTGCTGATGAATCTATCCTTGTTCACAGGCAGAGCCTTCTTTTTGCCCTTGCCAGTCTTGGGGACCTGGAAAGAAATGAATCCCAGGTCAATTGCACTTTCACAAATTAAAATCTTCTAGGATCATGAGAAACAATCAGTCTGATAGCTGAGTTCATTACCTCTGTCCACATCTCCCGCACGTTCTCCAGCACCATGTTACAGTGGCGATCAAAAGCACGAACCCGACCAAGTAGCTTCTTGTTGTTGCGGCAATTGATGAGCACCTGAATACATCAGGAAATCAGTTTTCGCTTTATTGACTAATTACAGACAAAATATAGCAGTAGGGCATAAAATGGTGAGAACATGCTTAAATATCAAATTATTCCAGAGAATAAGATCAGGAGATGTACAGCAAAACAACTACTACTTTGAACACAGCATGTATAAGCTGTAGAATTAACTGCAGCATTCATGAAGACACAGAAGATAGTGTTTTTAATGCAACAATGGATATTAAGGTTTTTGATTGGGAGCAAAATGGCAGAAACAAGTGCATAACAGAAGCTGAGTCATGTATAGTGTCATTCCCATTCAGCTTCAAACTTGTATGGACACTAATATAGCACTATACATGACTCAGCTTCTGTTAAGTACCTGGGTGACTCAGCTTCTGTTAAGGTGTCTCAAACCTGTATCCTCAAACTTGTATGGAGCCCAAAGAACAAAAACTAATAGCACAGTGCACATAAGTTTCTAACTGGAAGGAAAGTAGGAAACATTATAAATTGCATACCTGGGTGTTGTTCTTAACACTCATCATTAGGACTGACAGAGGGCCTGTGCTAAATTCCTCCTCCTCTTTCTTTCCAGCCTGCTGTAAATAGTTAGAAAAGAGACAGTGTTAGTCATCTCTATGTATTAACAAAGGTGAGAAATGCAACAAACACAAATTATGCATTCCaatgggcgtacccagtgcagagagctcccgctctgtgcggggtctggagaagggtgtcagtggcaagccttaccctcgcttgtgcaatgcgaggagacagCGACTCGAACTCGGGACCTTctagtcacaggcggtaagactctaccgcttgcaccaggcccccCCTTCTAAATTATGCATTCCAATGATTCTACCAACAACTAAAAAGTGGAATTCTCTAACTTCTCATCATTACATCTATGCTCATGAAGACAGCGTTCGAAATTTTGGTCAGATAGACCCAGATCTTGAAAAGTTGGTCAAAACGCAATCTGGAATTGTGGATCATAACCAAAACCAAAAGTTTTGGATCATTTACAGGGTTCAGAACATATTTGCAACTGCAATCACAACAATAGCATCTGGACTATTTAACTGACTGATGTTGCAAGAAGCCCCTATCAATTACTGTGAGTCTGGGACCAGTTCTGCCTTACTTGTTAGTTCAAACAAATAGTGATGCTTCTCTTGCAAAAAATATAACACGCATATGTGGCagataaaataattctaagtgtgtAGAAATAGCACCTTGCTTCAAACAATTGAAAGTAACAGTTAACAATTGACTAAGTACTTTCAACAAATATAATTGTTGGGATTAGACAATTGAAAAGGTTTTGACGTAAAAATTCAAATGTTCTACCTCAACTAGCTAGCTAGCCTAGTTCTAGGGTAAGGAAAACAAGATCTAAAAATCAAAGCTAAAAGTTTTCCAGAGTATCTTAAACTGAAATTCTAACCTAAATAATGGGGTTTCCCCAGAGTAATCTCTTGCTTCTAAAAGCATAACAGCAAATCGAAACAAGGAACCTGCATCTTTAAATAGGTCCAAGGGAGGAACTTACATTCTCATCCGCCATCGCCTAGCCTCCGCCCTCCTGCGAAGGGGAAAACAAAGAGCAGCCCAGTTAGCCAAGCTGACACGCGCGAAAAAAACACAAACGCAAAGGATCAAGTCCGCATCTAAACAATATTTTTTGCAAAGCAATCGAAGTTAGTAGGCATATACATACACCTGTAATTAGATTCAGATCCGATTACGAATAGTATGTTAGGGTTTGAGCGCACGGTTTTGCCTACGAATTACGTTAAGGTTTGGGCGTACGGCTTCGCACAGCAAGAAGGGAGGACCAAGGGGAGGGAATACCCGGTGTCCtggtggtgctcgtcgccggccaaggTGGCGAGTGGCGAAGTAGGACAGTAGCGACGGTCGCGGGGGTTGCGAGTGGCTGCAGAGGGCGGACGCTGCGCCGGAACTGGTCGCGAGAACGCTGGGCCCCAGGTGGTGCTCGATCGAGCGCAGTCTCCTCTCCGGGTTGCAGCGCGGCAAGGGGATGGAGGAGATCGGCCGCGGGCCTCCAGTTCAGTTGGCGGGCCAAACGTCGAGCAAAGAAAAAGTGGCGGTATCTATAGGGTGACCTCGCCTAGAGCTTACTCCTGAGCCTGTCTTTTCGAAAAATCATTTTTTTTACTTTCaccaattatatattataaattataaattataatattatatatctatatctatacctaataattaAGAGGCAAAATTTATCTCCACCCATTTTTTTGTCTAACCATCCCATAACTAACTCTGTGAATATGAAAAACCGCATATAGCCCTTCTTTTTATATATAACTAGGAATCCTAATCCAATTAGATCTATCCGATTTCGGGTGAATAGGAATCTTAATcaaatagaaaaatataataatatggacaactaggaatcttaatccaaataCAAAAATATAAGAATATAAATCTAACAAAGAGGAAATAAGGGTAGAATTTTTCTATTTcgtttcttttctgttctttttcactTTTTTCTGGTTTGTCCGTTTTTACTTGATTGTTTTCTCCACCTGGTTTTTTCGTGTTCTAATAAATATAATAAAAGTAAAAACAAACAATAAATAAGAGATCATAGCC from Miscanthus floridulus cultivar M001 chromosome 11, ASM1932011v1, whole genome shotgun sequence includes these protein-coding regions:
- the LOC136493578 gene encoding uncharacterized protein isoform X1 gives rise to the protein MADENQAGKKEEEEFSTGPLSVLMMSVKNNTQVLINCRNNKKLLGRVRAFDRHCNMVLENVREMWTEVPKTGKGKKKALPVNKDRFISKMFLRGDSVIIVLRNPN
- the LOC136493578 gene encoding uncharacterized protein isoform X2, which codes for MADENAGKKEEEEFSTGPLSVLMMSVKNNTQVLINCRNNKKLLGRVRAFDRHCNMVLENVREMWTEVPKTGKGKKKALPVNKDRFISKMFLRGDSVIIVLRNPN